A genome region from Cryomorphaceae bacterium 1068 includes the following:
- a CDS encoding DUF2721 domain-containing protein has product MEELTLTTPALLFSAISLIMLAYTNRFLAYAAVIRNLHDKYLDNKDKNLIEQIKNLKLRLNLTRYMQIFGITSLLLCVLTMFLIYIDYHVLAVWVFGTALLLLILSLALLIREIQISIYALSLHISDIEEHLKKK; this is encoded by the coding sequence ATGGAAGAACTCACACTAACAACCCCGGCCCTACTCTTCTCCGCCATCTCCCTGATCATGTTGGCTTACACCAATCGATTTTTGGCCTACGCTGCCGTGATCAGAAACTTGCACGATAAGTACCTGGACAATAAGGACAAGAACCTCATCGAACAGATCAAAAACTTAAAGTTGCGACTCAACCTCACGCGGTACATGCAAATCTTTGGCATTACCAGTCTACTACTTTGCGTGCTTACGATGTTCTTAATCTATATCGACTACCACGTCTTAGCGGTGTGGGTATTTGGAACAGCCTTGCTTTTACTCATCCTTTCCTTGGCACTTTTGATTCGCGAAATCCAAATATCCATTTACGCCTTGAGCCTTCACATAAGCGATATTGAGGAGCACTTGAAGAAAAAGTAA
- a CDS encoding CPBP family intramembrane metalloprotease encodes MITTTNPSKAKTIFIFCATIILGYALFIIPDVFFGVTKNNGGKAGINLLFIGLFQFFSITALLYGSLKILKKDFAFIGLRFEHLKGDVLLGILFGAIWTLLQFLVLIPNTGGLNRLDIQGMVELYDGTFIGTISFIALGVIGGGITEELFNRGYFINVLTDVFKNPKIGLWFSVVLSILLFALGHMPSTALDWFDILVPTLMYTILFIGTKRLTASIVAHGIYNMSAIIWVYMLYYQ; translated from the coding sequence ATGATTACCACCACCAACCCCAGCAAAGCCAAAACTATTTTCATTTTTTGTGCTACCATCATTCTGGGATATGCACTCTTTATAATTCCAGATGTTTTTTTCGGTGTTACCAAAAACAACGGCGGGAAGGCAGGAATTAACCTGCTCTTTATCGGCTTGTTTCAGTTCTTCTCCATTACCGCTCTGCTTTATGGCTCGCTCAAAATCCTGAAGAAGGACTTTGCCTTTATCGGATTGCGTTTTGAGCACCTTAAAGGAGATGTACTGTTGGGCATTCTTTTCGGAGCAATTTGGACATTACTGCAATTCTTAGTTCTCATTCCCAACACAGGCGGATTAAACCGCCTCGACATACAAGGTATGGTTGAGCTCTACGACGGCACTTTTATAGGGACAATTTCTTTTATTGCACTGGGCGTAATAGGAGGAGGAATAACTGAAGAGCTCTTCAATCGAGGCTACTTTATCAATGTGCTTACAGACGTATTCAAAAATCCAAAAATAGGTCTATGGTTTTCCGTTGTATTGTCCATTCTGCTCTTCGCACTCGGTCATATGCCTAGTACAGCTCTTGACTGGTTCGATATCTTAGTACCCACCTTAATGTACACTATTCTATTTATCGGAACGAAACGATTGACTGCTTCCATCGTGGCGCACGGAATCTACAATATGTCGGCAATCATCTGGGTGTACATGCTCTACTACCAATAG